The Thermococcus thermotolerans genome contains a region encoding:
- a CDS encoding carbohydrate ABC transporter permease, which translates to MKVSTRYKVTINLVAWSIGLMLLIPLLGLIMTSIRPFDEIVNGWWNLRNAHFIIDNYVSVWDAGFWRNILNSILIATVATIVPILIAGMAAYGFTSFSFPIKTMLFLTLVAIQVVPQQAVIVPLLRLFRDLHMYDQYYGIILVHTAFALPWTIFFLRNFFMSIPKDYEEAARIDGLSDVGIYFRVILPIAMPAVISVAVVQFIFVWQDLFFAITLLRPEKWPVSAGVTQFISRYNPNWGQLTAAGVLAIIVPITVYVVLQKYYMRGVSGGIKG; encoded by the coding sequence ATGAAGGTTAGCACGAGATACAAGGTCACCATAAACCTCGTGGCGTGGTCAATAGGCCTGATGCTCTTGATACCCCTCCTGGGGCTGATAATGACCTCCATCAGGCCGTTCGATGAGATAGTGAACGGCTGGTGGAACCTCAGGAACGCCCACTTCATCATCGACAACTACGTCAGCGTGTGGGACGCCGGCTTCTGGAGGAACATCCTCAACTCTATCCTGATAGCCACGGTGGCCACGATAGTCCCAATACTCATCGCCGGAATGGCCGCCTACGGCTTCACCTCCTTCAGCTTTCCGATAAAGACTATGCTCTTCCTCACCCTCGTGGCCATCCAGGTTGTCCCCCAGCAGGCGGTCATAGTCCCGCTCCTGAGGCTCTTCCGCGATCTTCACATGTACGATCAGTACTATGGCATAATCCTCGTCCACACGGCCTTCGCGCTCCCGTGGACGATATTCTTCCTCCGCAACTTCTTTATGTCCATCCCCAAGGACTACGAGGAGGCCGCGAGGATAGACGGTCTCAGCGACGTTGGAATATACTTCAGGGTGATACTGCCCATAGCGATGCCGGCAGTCATCAGCGTTGCGGTCGTGCAGTTCATCTTCGTGTGGCAGGACCTGTTCTTCGCCATAACCCTGCTGAGACCGGAGAAGTGGCCGGTTTCGGCTGGAGTAACGCAGTTCATAAGCCGCTACAACCCCAACTGGGGACAGCTGACGGCCGCTGGAGTGCTGGCGATAATCGTGCCCATCACCGTCTACGTCGTGCTTCAGAAGTACTACATGAGGGGAGTGTCTGGCGGAATCAAGGGCTGA